In Setaria italica strain Yugu1 unplaced genomic scaffold, Setaria_italica_v2.0 scaffold_11, whole genome shotgun sequence, a single genomic region encodes these proteins:
- the LOC101766386 gene encoding uncharacterized protein LOC101766386, with translation MGFNPPVPQQDSNREIREAVQVSLLLQILLIFVGRVRKRSSHPFPRFTVWSCYLLADWVADLALGLLLNNMGNIGGGGGRGSSSSSFGLKRGGGANDNELWLRHLIGLLFELFSAFVIFFCSLRGNPMIHATVLMFVAGIIKYAERTYSLYSVSVDGFRTKILDPPEPGPNYAKLMTEFDSKYKAGLAVEITIADGEASKAQKEMEEKEATRLVLHANKSVEARAYELFVIFRRSVNGMLSFNDRRNNQAFLLQRPALTPGEAFEVIEVELNFIYDMVYTKAPVTHTGHGLVLRCVCSGCLAAALAIFLLLDKRRHNISRVDTGITYALLLGGLALDAVALLMLLFSNRVTVFLEQSQRLRWLVRLTRAAKRSRRTRRWSGKTSQLNLIGYCLGKPEHNSRRGRSRWWLKVAYKVGLEDIVDDLIFIRREPLMKEGSSSSSSSLLEFIFNGLKGAAINTKLEKKEDIMEVCGRRGKGVVEDHEKQIMKALKIDNKDEHLEEQIMEALKNKDERLEECVKNALKIKDMRLEEYIKKALNINDDGRLKEQVEEALKNKDGRLDEQTIKEVLKNYNKAKKFKLILDSVTESDFDESLLLWHVATDLCRLKDNQGPAVERTARMQAIGEILSEYMLYLLIKQPEMLSATAGIGRFRYRDTCAEAQRFFASMDAWVGDHEDARVMLLGVNTSQKPSTVKGDRSKSVLFDAVILAKVLRELDDGLMWEVLTGVWGEMLTYAAGKCRGSTHVRQLSRGGELITHVWFLMANLGLSDMYHIQEGDTPRPSSSAKGPSSRAQPPRRQWGTQASRGGGALWVKEAAIKEEGLLGMDDDGNDWYGSDGWSRIPKRVRYGIPFVGAFFGLFFFFALIL, from the exons aTGGGGTTCAACCCTCCGGTGCCGCAGCAGGACAGCAACCGGGAGATCCGGGAAGCGGTGCAGGTGAGCCTCCTCCTCCAGAtcctcctcatcttcgtcgGCCGCGTCCGCAAGCGCTCCTCCCACCCCTTCCCGCGCTTCACCGTCTGGTCCTGCTACCTCCTCGCCGACTGGGTCGCCGACCTcgccctcggcctcctcctcaacAACATGGGcaacatcggcggcggcggcggcagaggcagcTCGTCGTCCAGCTTCGGCCtcaagcgcggcggcggcgcgaac GACAACGAGCTGTGGCTCCGCCACCTCATCGGCCTCCTCTTCGAGCTCTTCTCCGCCTtcgtcatcttcttctgctCCCTGCGCGGCAACCCCATGATCCACGCCACCGTCCTCATGTTCGTCGCCGGCATCATCAAGTACGCCGAGCGAACCTACTCGCTCTACTCCGTCAGCGTCGACGGCTTCCGCACCAAGATCCTCGACCCGCCGGAGCCCGGCCCCAACTACGCCAAGCTCATGACCGAGTTCGACTCCAAGTACAAGGCTGGCCTGGCCGTCGAGATCACcatcgccgacggcgaggcCAGCAAGGCGCAGAAGGAgatggaagagaaagaagccACGCGCTTGGTGCTGCACGCCAACAAGAGCGTGGAGGCGCGCGCGTACGAGTTGTTCGTCATCTTCCGCCGCTCGGTGAATGGCATGCTAAGCTTCAATGATCGCCGCAACAACCAGGCGTTCTTACTGCAGCGCCCGGCCCTCACGCCCGGCGAGGCGTTCGAGGTCATCGAGGTGGAGCTCAACTTCATCTACGACATGGTCTACACCAAGGCGCCGGTCACCCACACCGGCCACGGATTGGTCCTCCGCTGCGTCTGCTCCGGCTGCCttgccgccgcgctcgccatcttcctcctcctcgacaaGCGCCGCCACAACATCAGCCGCGTCGACACCGGCATCACCTACGCGCTGCTGCTCGGCGGGCTGGCGCTCGACGCGGTGGCGCTGCTCATGCTTTTGTTCTCCAACCGCGTCACCGTCTTCCTCGAGCAGTCGCAGCGGCTGAGGTGGCTGGTGCGGCTGACCCGGGCGGCCAAGCGGTCACGGCGGACGCGGCGCTGGTCGGGGAAGACCTCGCAGCTCAACCTCATCGGCTACTGCCTGGGCAAGCCGGAGCATAACAGCAGGAGAGGGCGTTCCCGCTGGTGGCTCAAGGTCGCCTACAAGGTCGGCCTCGAGGACATCGTCGACGACCTCATCTTCATCCGGCGCGAGCCGCTTATGAAGGAGggatccagcagcagcagcagcagcctcctcGAGTTCATCTTCAATGGCCTCAAGGGCGCGGCCATTAATACTAAGCTGGAAAAGAAGGAGGACATTATGGAGGTGTGCGGCCGCCGAGGCAAGGGTGTCGTCGAGGACCACGAGAAGCAGATCATGAAGGCGCTCAAGATCGATAACAAGGACGAACACCTCGAGGAGCAGATCATGGAGGCGCTCAAGAACAAGGACGAGCGCCTCGAGGAGTGCGTCAAGAACGCACTCAAGATCAAGGACATGCGGCTCGAGGAGTACATCAagaaggcgctcaacatcaatgACGACGGACGCCTCAAGGAGCAGGTCGAGGAGGCGCTCAAGAACAAGGACGGACGCCTCGACGAGCAGACCATCAAGGAGGTGCTCAAGAACTATAACAAGGCCAAAAAGTTCAAACTCATCCTGGACAGCGTGACCGAGAGTGACTTCGACGAGTCCCTGCTGCTGTGGCACGTCGCCACCGACCTGTGCCGCCTCAAGGACAACCAAGGGCCGGCGGTGGAGCGCACCGCACGGATGCAGGCCATCGGCGAGATCCTGTCGGAGTACATGCTGTACCTGCTCATCAAGCAGCCGGAGATGCTGTCGGCCACGGCGGGCATCGGGCGGTTCCGCTACCGGGACACCTGCGCCGAGGCGCAGCGCTTCTTTGCCTCCATGGACGCGTGGGTCGGCGACCACGAGGATGCCCGGGTAATGCTGCTGGGGGTCAACACGTCACAGAAGCCGTCGacggtgaagggcgaccggagcaAGTCGGTGCTGTTCGACGCCGTCATCCTGGCTAAGGTGCTCAGGGAGCTCGACGACGGGCTCATGTGGGAGGTGCTGACGGGGGTGTGGGGGGAGATGCTGACGTACGCGGCGGGCAAGTGCCGCGGGAGCACGCACGTGCGGCAGCTCAGCCGTGGCGGCGAGCTCATTACCCACGTCTGGTTCCTCATGGCGAACCTGGGCCTCAGCGACATGTACCATATCCAGGAGGGGGACACGCCAAGGCCAAGCTCATC CGCCAAGGGCCCCTCCTCCCGCGCCCAACCCCCGCGCCGCCAGTGGGGAACGCAGGCGTCGCGTGGAGGCGGCGCGCTGTGGGTGAAGGAGGCGGCCATCAAGGAGGAGGGGCTGCTAGGGATGGACGATGACGGCAACGACTGGTACGGCAGCGATGGGTGGAGCAGAATCCCCAAGCGGGTCCGCTATGGGATCCCCTTCGTGGGGGCATTCTTtggcctcttcttcttcttcgcgcTCATCCTCTAG